The following DNA comes from Brassica oleracea var. oleracea cultivar TO1000 chromosome C5, BOL, whole genome shotgun sequence.
CTCTAGCTAATACTAAACAAATGAAGACTTATCTACAAGGTCCATCTGAAATTTTGGGGGCTATAGAAAATTTCTTGAATGTATAATATTTTTTTAAAAGTTTGGGACTATAATTCAATACTTCACTAGCATATGGCTCAGGACCGGGCATGTTTAACCATTGTTAAGCAGAGATGACACTTTGTGTATGATCCCACGTTTCTGGCTCCAAAAAAGATAAGGACCGAAAGTAAACGAAAAATACGCACTCACGAGTCAATCTTGAACCAGTATTCAAATGATATGGCTCCACCTTTATTCTCGGATTATATAAACTAAATAAAAACTGTAGTTTATATATTTTATAAGGTTCATTGGTTGATAATCATATTTATTCTCGTTTGATTTAAAGGTACAACAAACCCAAGAGCAATAGAAATGAACTAAAAGTACCATAAATTCATATAGAGTAAAGACATAATATGTTCGAATGGAAAAACACAAGTCTTACAGGAAATCCAATAAAACAATAACAGAATGTTTCTTTTTACAATAAGGCTAGAGAGAATAATAATTCACATGACATTCACACAACTCTTCGTAGATAAAACCATTCCAATGTTATTGTATCTCCTTAGAAGCAGATGTCCAGGGCACAACAGCAGCACATGGCCGCAAGACTACAAACACAAGATTCCAATGAAACAAAATCAAATACTGTATCATCAAAAAATATAAGGCACAAAAATATAGTTATGTAGAAGTAAAGTTTCATGATAATTACTTACCATCCTTTAAAGAATCCGTCACCCTTAGAACTGGTCTCCACTTTAACAGGAGCCGCCGAACCATGACTCGGGTCGTTCGTCGGGTAACCCATCGGCGGCGGCGGTGCGGGACCGGTTGACATCGGTGGTGGAGAATTAGCTCCTACGTTACGTCATATATATCATTAGTCTTTTACAAGATCATGGCTCAAGAACTTACTTATGGTCTTTACACATCTTAAAATTAACAAAATAGTAAAAAGTTACAAAATAATCAGGAACTTTCATACCTGCAGATTGGTTGTTGTACTGGCTCATCTTCAACTGTTAATGTAACAACTTTGATCTATAGGCAAGAATTGTATGTGTGTTTGAAAATGTTTTCTTTGTTGGATCAAGAATGATTTTGATCTTTGAATATCTTTACAAATGCGTGTGTATGTAGATATATAGGGCGAGAAAGCAAGGAAAAATGTCGGTTTTTGAAAACCGCGTGGAGCATAGAACATTAATGTCACCATTCACCAGAATATATATTCCAATTTATTATATAGCTTAAATTCATATATAATTAACAATTATGAATGCATGGATCAAATTCTTATTAAAATAGGATTGTATTTCTGTAAAGTAATGTGGATAACTTCAAATGAAAAGCGTGCAAGTATTGGTTTAATATCGACACGTGTAGTATTCTAACCGTGTTCTGGTTGAATTTTGAGAAAACGTCATGAAGCTTCCTGCTTATAACTTGGTTGAATCACATTAAATAAACTCTTTTAACTTTTAGTTGGTCTTAGTTTTCGCTTTAATTAAATCAACAAACAACTACGAATTCAATTTCAAACCAATGTTTTCAAGCCAAAACGACTAGGAAACAAAATATTAAGATATATCATATTAAGGAAATAATTTGGTCGTCCACCCAAAAACGCAATCGTCCATTCACAACACGTCATCGTAGTTGATTAAAGGGAAGTTGAGAATGAGTTCTTAAAAAAAAATCGATTAAAAACTTACGGATCTCTATGACCACTTGTCATTTTATGAATGGTTCTCTCATTTGAAAAATAAAGTTTAGTCATCTAGATAAGATTATTAAAACTTAAATTGCTAGTTAGCTTCATCAAGTTTAGTTACATTGATAGAAAGCCATGCAACCTCTGTAAAAATGGTATCTCTTCGTCTTTGGTAGCCAATAGATAAAAAGGGAGAGAAATCATCATCCAAAAGGTATTCAAGTAAAGTTTATATGCCCATGAGATCCAATTTATCAAAACTCTAACACACTCGTTTATGGTTTACACAATTGCATTTTGCCACCTCTTTCAAGTAAAAAAAAAAACTGCTAAACCACTATACCACAAAGACTCAAGCAGCATTAAGAGCCTCGAGCTGTTTCTTCAGTTCTTCAAGGTCGTCCTCTTCCTCCTCTGCCTCTCCAGACCCTATAGCTATTGCTTTCTCATACTCATCTGCCTCTGGAAGCTCCCGAGTAAGCCCTTCCGGCAATGCCCCTATACAAACACAAAATAGATCATTGGAAGAAGAAGACCTACACTTGATACATTTTCACATTAATATTACAGAGAGTCCCGAGTTGAAAATACCTGAACTTGATGAAGCTTTTGTAGTATCCTTCTCATTTTCATCGTCCACCACACTTATTATAAGACATGAGAATGCCCATCAGGTTTCAAGTTGCAATTAAAAAAAAGAGAAAGATCTGAGCTGTTACCTTATGTTCCACTCGTTATCATCATGGAGTGGACCATCATCTACAGCTGTTGCAGCTTCGGCTTCCTTCTTAGCTTTAGCAGCAGCGTCCCTTGCTGGTTTCGCAAGCATGTACTCTTTCTGCATTTTCAGATTTCATTTTTTTATTTAACCAAAACATGATAGATAACAAAGACCAGCTGAGAAAAGTTTTGTAGTCGATTTTTACTCTCAAGTTACCTGCCGTTCTAGACAAGCTACATTCGAGCATTGTGGATTAGGTCTCATTTGCATAGTTGGGAAAAAATCCTTCAGTGAATTGTAACCCTGTGGGTCAAGTAGTAGAAGCACAAAAACAAGTTAAAATTAGCACAAAAACAAGTTAAAATTAAGTGAATCATATGATAATGTTTCTATAATGAACCGTAAAGTGTTTTGTACCAGGTATGGAGAAACTTCACCAAAATTCAGTAAGAACTTGAGAGAGTTTTGAACCAAAAGACCAGCAACAACACCCTGAATTTGACATCAAACAACTCTTAGAACATAGACAAGGCTTACAAAACAAAAGCATTAGCTTCAAATGTGATAACTAATCAAGAATATATCCAAAATTTTTGTTAGGCTGTTAGAAAATTACCATAGTAGTAGGAAGAGATGCAGCACAGACCCCTTCCCTCTTAAGTGTTCGTTCATCAATTCCAGATGCAACGACCTACCACAGAAATAAAGATATTATTTAGAAGAGAAGTAAGTGTAGTATCAATACTAAGGCAGAGTATGGTAGGTTAAGAGTTGTATGAGTGATAACAGAAGAGAACAGAACATACCAGAGGAGGTGCACAAGCAAAACAAGCAGTTTCTCCAGGAACCAGAAGCTGTATGTGACCTGAAACAGCATCTTCGGAAACACCTGCACAAAATATCATATTCTTTGTTACTATAAACTCAGAAGCCTAGGTTCAGTGTTTTTATGTATTTTTGTATAAGTTGAGACAACGTATAAAAGGATGACTGATCCATCAGCATTGGTGAATTCCCAATGATACATATTAATTATAAGCTTTTCATACTATTTACCTGACTCCATCCATGTCTGATTTAACTCATTGCATGCCTATACATCAAAGGGATAACCAGATGCTGTGAGTGATTGAATTATGTATGTCCAATTAAAGATAAAAAAAGCTTGAAGGTGAAGTAAGAACTATCTCTAGAAAGAAAAATCAGAGCTACCTGGTTGACAGCCATCCTTGCTTCATAATTATCGACACAACTCAAAACAAGATCCACGCCACTGCCCTCCTTGCTAGGGCAAAACGACTTGTTCTTCAAGCTCGACGTGAAGGTTTCAAAGCCTTGCACTGTTGTTATGTTCATTGTGAAACTCTAGCAAAACAAAAATAGAAATCGCATGAAATAGAATTCTGTATGTGTGAAAGTTTCATGAGAGAACCATAAGAAACATCATACATCAAAGACCTCCTACTTCATAAGTTTCTATTTCAAATCAAACACACCCATTGCAATTTTTACTAGATAAAATATGATATAACTAGCATCATCAGGCATATGCTTAAACCCCACGATGTAAGACATCAAGTAGAAAACATACCTCAAGTACTACGTCCGGGTTAATTTCAGCAAGCGTCTGAACAGCAGCATCAGTCTTTGTCATACCAACCTAGGTTCACCATTACACACACATTAGAATCACGTCACCGAGCAGAGGAGACAGATAATGAAAACTGAGAAGAACCTGATCAGGTCGGAAAAAGAGTCTGTTCATGTTAGCTAGCTCGACAGTGTCATAGTCATACAACAAAAGACGACCTATACCACATCTGGTCAGCATCTCAGCAGCCACACTTCCAACACCACCAATTCCCTGCTCAATGCACGTGTAGAGTTTTAGCTAAATACAATTTTTAAAGGAAAACATGGAAACAAAGAGAGTTTTAGCTAAATACATACAACAATAGCGACTGAAAACTCTCTGATCCTCTCATAGTTCTCAACAATACCCATCCGCTGAAGTGCCATAAGCCTACTGTAAGGATTACTATCCACCACTTCCGAACTTAACTCCTGAAATCAAAACGTTCAGCATTGATTACATACATTCAAACTTAAACTACAATAATTTTGTCAAATTAGCATATAAAAGCAGACCTTGACTTTGGAACGCCGGTGAGGGCTACACTTGGACAGAGCCGCTAGATTCTCAACATGTGATCGCAGCTGCAGCAATGCAACAACCAAAAGCTTTGACATTTTGCAAATTCACATAAAGATCAATGCAAGGATCACTCTTTAACACACACAATGCATGTGAAAGTTCAGTTCTTTTCGAATCTAATGAGATACCCACAAATAATAATCCACTAAGGAAACGAGATCTGAAGCAAAATTTCAAACACACCTTGTGGATGGGAGCAGGATCGGAGAGAGATTTCTCGAGAACATCGAGATCGTCGAGCATTGCTTTGAATTCAACCTCCATCTCAGCTCTTTTTGAAATGATACGGAGAGAACGAGAGTGATGGAGAAGATCGGAGTGCGGAATCTGCTAAGAGATCGAATTGGATTGTGGAAGAGATACTCTGTAAACAATAAACGCAAAGGAAAGTGTTGACTAAACGCGTTGACCGAGATAACAAGGAAAGAACAGAATAATCATAATGGGCCTTCAAAAAAAGAAAAATCATAATGGGCCTTTAACTTAGCCCATCGTAAATTCCTATCGGCCTGCTTTTATTTTGTGATGGTTCACTTTTTTTTAATTATAATGAAAATTAACCTTGCTCAAGTCTCTTCGGCTAAGACCATGATTAACCCGGGTTCTTAGGGTGAGATTCTTAGCTTCGATCAAGAACCGTTTCTTAGCTTTTAACTAAGAAAAGCTAAGAACCGACTCTTAAATAAGAGATATAAGAACCGGTTCTTAGCCGAAAAGTGTAAAAAAAAAAAAAAAAAGTGTCAAATCATGAGTTAAGAACCTCAGATTAAGAATCTGGATTAATCAGAGCATGATTAATGCTAAGGGGGACGTGGGTTCTTAGGTTTTTTTTTCTTGTCCGATTTTTAAAAAAAAAAATTAAAAACTAACCAATCGCGGGCCTTCACATGTCAGTGGGACCCGCGAACAGTACAAAAACTCTATGAAACTCGCATCTTGCAGAAGAGGAGGAAGAGTTGAGTTTTAAAAAAAATGTGGGATCCACCTCTTAAGAGCCCAGAGGAGGGGATAAAGGTGCTCTCGTGCTCTAACAACTCCAAGGTTAAAACTTGAAATGCATCCAAAATAATTCATCTTTTTGAATTTCCAAAAAAGATAAGCATGTATGTTAAATTGAGAAGACATTTAGGGTTTGAATAGAGTCCTCATCTAATGTTTTCAAAAGTACTTGGGTTTTCAGTTTCTAGTTGAATCAGGAAAAAGGCGAGCATTTTTCCTAGATATGGATTACTCACAACAAATTTATTGAAAAGTAAGCAACATTTAACCAATAATATATTATGGATTTAGAAGAAAAAAATAAGTTAATGAGTTTGTCCACTAGCTAAATCACGTATTATAGTAGTGGTGGCTAGGAGATTTTTTTCAAATATATAGTTTTGTTTAAAAGACGAAATCAGTTTTAGGAATTTACTACAAAAAGTAACAAATGAAAGTGACAAATGGGAACTCATTGCTCCATAACCCGACAAAGAGTAAAAGTCGAGAGTGTAACAAAAAAATCTGTACATCTCTGTATTTGAATTATTTTTTCCCATGCGAAGAAGACACAAGCATCAACAGTTCAACAAAAAGAAAATGACCCCGAAAATTATGCAAGAAAAGGCCATTTTACTATATTTTTTTTTGAAAAAGTAAACTTCCAAATAGAAAATGCCTAAACCCAGGTTACGTCATATCGCTTCATGAATGTGATTTTGTATAAACCTTGATGCAATGGCGACAACTGCTCCAAGACATTACTAATTTTTCTACAACAATAAACCTTATACTAATGCAACACGATGCATATACACACAAGCACTAGAAAACAGAAGACAGTTCACATTGACCTTTCTAATCAATTATATCAGTACACATTTACTCGATTGACACATTTTCCTAACAAATATTGAAACTAGCTGAATAAAGTAATGTCAAACGACTCAAACCCATAACCCTTATGGTCTATGCCTGCATGTATTTTTCTGTCAAACTTAAAATGTGGTGACAAAGAATTAAGATTGAAATTTGTAAAGGCTATGTGTAGTATCCCAATTTAAATAAAGAAATCTATAAGTTACGTAGCTCAAAGTTTTTTGTATGAGGTCTTTCTCCTCGCTTGGAACTAATTCAGAGTAAATAACAGAGCAGGTGAGTGAATGGTTTTAAAAACATCAAATGTGTCTTTATATGTTTTTTAGCTAAAATAATCGAAACAACTCTAAACTGTTTACACCTTCTTTTCAGTTTTCTTACCACTATAAGATTATTTTGTTTTTGTCAACGGTTTGCTTTTTATATTATTTTATGATTAGGAAATAATGGGGTCACATATAGGTACTTGTATCCTCTAACAA
Coding sequences within:
- the LOC106293040 gene encoding cysteine-rich and transmembrane domain-containing protein A, translated to MSQYNNQSAGANSPPPMSTGPAPPPPMGYPTNDPSHGSAAPVKVETSSKGDGFFKGCLAAMCCCCALDICF
- the LOC106343847 gene encoding ubiquitin-like modifier-activating enzyme 5 — protein: MEVEFKAMLDDLDVLEKSLSDPAPIHKLRSHVENLAALSKCSPHRRSKVKELSSEVVDSNPYSRLMALQRMGIVENYERIREFSVAIVGIGGVGSVAAEMLTRCGIGRLLLYDYDTVELANMNRLFFRPDQVGMTKTDAAVQTLAEINPDVVLESFTMNITTVQGFETFTSSLKNKSFCPSKEGSGVDLVLSCVDNYEARMAVNQACNELNQTWMESGVSEDAVSGHIQLLVPGETACFACAPPLVVASGIDERTLKREGVCAASLPTTMGVVAGLLVQNSLKFLLNFGEVSPYLGYNSLKDFFPTMQMRPNPQCSNVACLERQKEYMLAKPARDAAAKAKKEAEAATAVDDGPLHDDNEWNISVVDDENEKDTTKASSSSGALPEGLTRELPEADEYEKAIAIGSGEAEEEEDDLEELKKQLEALNAA